One stretch of Rosistilla oblonga DNA includes these proteins:
- a CDS encoding ABC transporter permease, with protein MNENVLSVRNLSRSFGDLVAVQDVSFDVRKGEIFGLLGPNGSGKSTIIRMLLGILPPSGGDATVLGHDVRTESEQIKHRVGYMSQSFSLYGDLTARENIDFYGRIYGLSPSQLERRADEVIELTGLGDRVSQFASTLSGGWKQRLALACALIHEPDLLFLDEPTAGIDPVARRHLWDLLFELSGRGVTLFVTTHYMDEAERCTDVGYIYLSRLLVRGKPSDLKRLPDVTPTGTRRCEMRIDSPTARLSELREIDGVLDATLFGDTIHLLLAEELSNRELLSRMEIEPNLVQLRPVEPSLEDVFVTLTQAAERDPDSFQAPSPTEAAANEAVGDSEPLQKPGPATPSGSPPRRRSSGLVAVLTKEFAHVRRQPSTLVFLLLVPLMQTIIFGFALDTQIENIAMVVYDQDGRRQGRELVDAFHNTRRFTTVERVLDDESFRRAMTSGRASVGLRIPPNYSDRIVRGEQVSVQLLIDGSDSQVATTALNTAQLLGLNLSIAIAQNMSENLHVAPARDELGRGAVPIEIRPRLLYNPDLDSSHFFVPGLVGIILQLVTVFLTSFAIVRERELGTLEQLFVTPVSRSGLLLGKLVPYAVLGFIATLIVLSAMVFVFGVPIHGSLTLLLCLTLLFMTCSLGLGLLVSTISKTQLEALQFAFMIMLPSVLLSGFMFPRSEMPWPIYLASFGIPVTYYIEILRGVVLRGADLLDLLAPVAGLFLCNVIVLGLSLARFRKTLG; from the coding sequence ATGAATGAGAACGTTCTTTCGGTGCGAAATCTCTCGCGCAGCTTTGGCGATCTGGTCGCGGTGCAAGACGTCAGCTTCGACGTCCGCAAAGGAGAGATCTTTGGACTGCTGGGCCCCAACGGCAGCGGCAAGTCGACGATCATTCGGATGCTGTTGGGCATCCTCCCGCCCAGCGGCGGCGACGCGACGGTCCTAGGGCACGACGTCCGCACCGAATCGGAACAGATCAAGCATCGCGTCGGTTATATGTCGCAGAGCTTCAGTCTGTACGGCGACCTGACCGCTCGAGAGAACATCGATTTCTACGGACGAATCTACGGGCTCTCGCCGAGCCAATTAGAGCGGCGAGCCGACGAAGTGATCGAGCTCACCGGACTGGGCGACCGTGTCAGCCAGTTCGCCAGCACGCTCTCGGGCGGCTGGAAACAACGGCTGGCTCTGGCCTGTGCCCTGATCCACGAACCCGACCTACTGTTCCTGGATGAACCAACCGCCGGGATCGATCCCGTCGCGCGAAGGCATCTGTGGGATCTGCTGTTCGAACTTTCGGGGCGCGGCGTGACGCTGTTTGTGACGACGCACTACATGGACGAAGCCGAACGCTGCACCGATGTGGGATACATCTATCTATCGCGGCTGCTGGTGCGAGGCAAACCATCGGATTTGAAACGCTTGCCCGACGTGACGCCCACCGGGACGCGGCGCTGCGAAATGCGAATCGATTCGCCAACGGCAAGGCTGTCCGAATTGCGAGAGATCGACGGCGTCCTCGATGCGACGCTGTTCGGCGACACCATCCATCTGCTGCTGGCGGAGGAACTGTCCAATCGCGAACTCCTTTCCCGAATGGAGATCGAACCCAACCTAGTCCAACTGCGGCCGGTCGAACCTTCCCTGGAAGATGTCTTTGTCACGTTGACGCAAGCTGCCGAACGCGATCCCGACAGTTTTCAAGCTCCCTCGCCAACGGAAGCTGCCGCCAACGAAGCGGTTGGCGATTCGGAGCCGCTGCAGAAACCAGGTCCAGCGACGCCCAGCGGATCTCCGCCGCGGCGAAGGTCCAGCGGCCTTGTCGCGGTCCTGACCAAGGAGTTCGCTCACGTCCGCCGCCAGCCATCGACGCTCGTCTTCCTGCTGCTCGTTCCGTTAATGCAGACGATCATTTTCGGATTCGCTCTCGATACGCAGATCGAAAACATCGCGATGGTCGTCTACGATCAGGACGGCCGACGTCAGGGGCGCGAGCTTGTCGACGCGTTTCACAACACGCGGCGATTCACGACGGTCGAGCGAGTGTTGGACGACGAATCGTTCCGCCGCGCGATGACCTCGGGGCGTGCCAGCGTCGGTTTGCGGATACCGCCCAACTACAGCGACCGGATCGTCCGCGGGGAGCAGGTTTCGGTGCAACTGCTGATCGATGGCAGCGATTCCCAAGTCGCCACGACCGCCCTGAACACCGCTCAATTGCTGGGCCTAAATCTGTCGATCGCGATCGCTCAGAACATGAGCGAAAACCTTCACGTGGCTCCCGCCCGAGACGAACTGGGACGCGGTGCGGTTCCGATCGAGATCCGGCCGCGATTGCTGTACAACCCCGACCTCGACAGTTCCCATTTCTTCGTGCCAGGATTGGTCGGCATCATCCTGCAACTGGTGACGGTTTTCCTGACCTCATTCGCCATCGTCCGCGAACGCGAACTGGGGACGCTGGAACAACTGTTTGTTACACCGGTCAGCCGCAGTGGGCTGCTGCTCGGAAAACTGGTCCCCTACGCCGTCCTTGGCTTCATCGCCACGCTGATCGTGCTGTCGGCGATGGTCTTCGTTTTTGGCGTCCCGATCCACGGCAGCCTCACCTTGCTGCTCTGCCTCACGCTGCTGTTCATGACCTGCTCGTTGGGCCTTGGCCTGCTGGTCTCGACGATCTCCAAAACGCAGCTCGAAGCGCTGCAGTTTGCCTTCATGATCATGTTGCCCTCGGTGCTGCTATCGGGATTCATGTTTCCTCGCAGCGAGATGCCTTGGCCGATCTACCTCGCCTCGTTCGGGATCCCGGTAACCTATTACATCGAGATCCTGCGTGGCGTCGTCTTGCGAGGGGCTGACCTGCTGGATTTGCTAGCCCCCGTCGCCGGGCTGTTTCTCTGCAACGTGATCGTACTGGGGCTCAGCCTAGCCCGATTCCGCAAAACGCTCGGCTAG
- a CDS encoding IS4 family transposase codes for MQPTSIAYEFQDIQLGDKRLNDRAEALLASLAANPSASINEACNGWDETKAAYRLFDNPNVDPEAILGAHAEKTLQRIKAQDTVCIAQDTTELDYTAHPPEGVRNLDRLGRRGLYDHSHIAFTPEKLCLGVVGVKFYDRDKESLGTSKKREGQPLHTGEGQRWLDGYRKACEIAGKCPETQIVSLADREGDIYDIFVEADQHETPAQFVIRSQRKRSLPEKDPDGGPAAYRKMRAEIASAQPVAYREVQLPQTPKRTKGSGNKQHPGREARTAKLEIRAKRMTLRAPHNKQSSMPPVEISVVWVSEIDGPGDGTEVDWLLLSSLPVDTIAQTLRIVDLYVARWPIEVFFRVFKTGCRVEEIQLEARDRLIRALMFYKVIAWRIMFVTFLGRECPELPCDVVFSEAEWKSVWKVVEKTAPPKQAPELSQFIPVLATLGGYNHREGDGPPGAEVIWRGTRRMLDFALCWQAFGPDQ; via the coding sequence ATGCAACCGACCAGTATCGCATACGAATTTCAAGATATTCAACTTGGAGACAAACGTCTCAACGATCGAGCCGAAGCGTTGCTCGCCTCGCTGGCGGCCAACCCTTCGGCCAGTATCAACGAAGCTTGCAATGGCTGGGACGAAACCAAAGCCGCCTACCGTCTATTCGATAACCCCAACGTCGATCCCGAAGCCATTCTCGGGGCTCACGCTGAAAAGACACTCCAACGAATCAAAGCCCAAGACACCGTTTGCATCGCACAAGATACCACCGAACTGGACTACACCGCGCATCCGCCCGAAGGCGTCCGCAATCTCGATCGCTTAGGCCGCCGTGGACTTTACGATCATTCCCACATCGCCTTCACGCCGGAGAAACTTTGTCTCGGGGTGGTCGGTGTTAAGTTCTACGATCGCGACAAAGAATCGCTCGGCACCAGCAAGAAGCGAGAAGGCCAACCACTACACACCGGCGAAGGGCAACGATGGCTCGATGGTTATCGCAAGGCCTGCGAGATCGCCGGAAAATGTCCTGAAACTCAGATCGTTTCGCTGGCCGATCGCGAAGGAGACATCTACGACATTTTCGTCGAAGCCGATCAGCATGAAACACCGGCTCAGTTCGTCATTCGCTCGCAGCGAAAACGCTCGTTGCCGGAGAAAGACCCCGATGGCGGGCCTGCGGCTTATAGGAAAATGCGTGCCGAAATCGCATCCGCCCAGCCGGTCGCTTACCGCGAAGTCCAGCTTCCCCAAACGCCCAAGCGAACCAAAGGATCAGGAAACAAACAACACCCCGGCCGTGAAGCACGCACTGCGAAGTTAGAAATTCGAGCGAAACGGATGACTCTTCGTGCGCCACACAACAAGCAGTCTTCGATGCCGCCGGTCGAGATCAGTGTCGTTTGGGTGAGCGAGATCGATGGCCCAGGCGACGGAACCGAAGTCGACTGGCTGTTACTGAGTTCTCTGCCGGTCGACACGATTGCCCAGACGCTGCGGATTGTGGATTTGTATGTGGCTCGTTGGCCAATCGAAGTATTCTTTCGAGTCTTCAAAACTGGCTGCCGGGTCGAAGAGATTCAACTCGAAGCGAGAGACCGACTGATCCGCGCGTTGATGTTTTACAAAGTGATCGCATGGCGGATCATGTTTGTGACCTTCTTAGGCCGCGAGTGTCCAGAGCTTCCCTGTGATGTCGTCTTCAGCGAAGCGGAATGGAAGTCGGTCTGGAAAGTGGTGGAAAAGACGGCTCCCCCAAAGCAAGCTCCTGAGCTGTCACAATTCATCCCGGTCCTTGCGACCCTTGGCGGCTACAATCACCGCGAAGGCGACGGTCCGCCGGGAGCCGAAGTGATCTGGCGAGGCACGCGGCGAATGCTCGACTTCGCCCTCTGCTGGCAAGCCTTCGGACCAGACCAATGA